The proteins below come from a single Cricetulus griseus strain 17A/GY chromosome 6, alternate assembly CriGri-PICRH-1.0, whole genome shotgun sequence genomic window:
- the Hnrnpa3 gene encoding heterogeneous nuclear ribonucleoprotein A3 isoform X2, translated as MEVKPPPGRPQPDSGRRRRRRGEEGHDPKEPEQLRKLFIGGLSFETTDDSLREHFEKWGTLTDCVVMRDPQTKRSRGFGFVTYSCVEEVDAAMCARPHKVDGRVVEPKRAVSREDSVKPGAHLTVKKIFVGGIKEDTEEYNLRDYFEKYGKIETIEVMEDRQSGKKRGFAFVTFDDHDTVDKIVVQKYHTINGHNCEVKKALSKQEMQSAGSQRGRGGGSGNFMGRGGNFGGGGGNFGRGGNFGGRGGYGGGGGGSRGSYGGGDGGYNGFGGDGGNYGGGPGYSSRGGYGGGGPGYGNQGGGYGGGGGGYDGYNEGGNFGGGNYGGGGNYNDFGNYSGQQQSNYGPMKGGSFGGRSSGSPYGGGYGSGGGSGGYGSRRF; from the exons ATGGAGGTAAAACCGCCGCCCGGTCGCCCCCAGCCTGACTCCGGCCGTCGCCGCCGCCGCCGGGGGGAGGAG GGCCATGATCCAAAGGAACCAGAACAGTTGAGGAAGCTGTTTATTGGTGGTCTGAGCTTTGAAACCACAGATGATAGCTTAAGAGAACATTTTGAGAAATGGGGCACACTTACAGACTGTGTG gtAATGAGAGACCCCCAAACAAAACGTTCCAGGGGCTTTGGTTTTGTGACCTACTCTTGTGTTGAAGAGGTGGATGCTGCAATGTGTGCTCGGCCACACAAGGTTGATGGGCGTGTGGTGGAACCAAAGAGAGCTGTTTCCAGAGAG gATTCTGTAAAGCCTGGCGCCCATTTAACAGTGAAGAaaatttttgttggtggtattaaagaagatacagaagAATATAACCTGAGAGACTACTTTGAAAAGTATGGCAAGATTGAAACCATAGAAGTTATGGAAGACAGGCAGAGTGGAAAAAAGAGAGGATTTGCTTTTGTAACTTTTGATGATCATGACACCGTTGATAAAATTGTTG TTCAGAAATACCACACTATTAATGGGCATAATTGTGAAGTGAAAAAGGCCCTTTCTAAACAAGAGATGCAGTCTGCTGGATCACAGAGAG GTCGTGGAGGTGGATCTGGCAACTTTATGGGTCGTGGTGGAAACTTTGGAGGTGGTGGAGGTAATTTTGGTCGTGGTGGAAACTTTGGTGGAAGAG GAGGCtatggtggtggaggtggtggcagcAGAGGTAGTtatggaggtggtgatggtggataTAATGGATTTGGAGGTGATG GTGGCAACTATGGTGGTGGTCCTGGTTACAGTAGTAGAGGAGGCTATGGTGGTGGTGGACCAGGATATGGAAACCAAGGTGGTGGatatggtggtggtggaggaggataTGATGGTTACAATGAAGGAGGAAATTTTGGTGGAG GTAActatggtggtggtgggaacTATAATGACTTTGGAAATTATAGTGGACAACAGCAATCAAATTATGGACCCATGAAAGGGGGCAGTTTTGGTGGAAGAAGCTCAGGCAGTCCCTATGGTG GTGGCTATGGATCTGGTGGTGGAAGTGGTGGATATGGTAGcagaaggttttaa
- the Hnrnpa3 gene encoding heterogeneous nuclear ribonucleoprotein A3 isoform X3, whose translation MEGHDPKEPEQLRKLFIGGLSFETTDDSLREHFEKWGTLTDCVVMRDPQTKRSRGFGFVTYSCVEEVDAAMCARPHKVDGRVVEPKRAVSREDSVKPGAHLTVKKIFVGGIKEDTEEYNLRDYFEKYGKIETIEVMEDRQSGKKRGFAFVTFDDHDTVDKIVVQKYHTINGHNCEVKKALSKQEMQSAGSQRGRGGGSGNFMGRGGNFGGGGGNFGRGGNFGGRGGYGGGGGGSRGSYGGGDGGYNGFGGDGGNYGGGPGYSSRGGYGGGGPGYGNQGGGYGGGGGGYDGYNEGGNFGGGNYGGGGNYNDFGNYSGQQQSNYGPMKGGSFGGRSSGSPYGGGYGSGGGSGGYGSRRF comes from the exons ATGGAG GGCCATGATCCAAAGGAACCAGAACAGTTGAGGAAGCTGTTTATTGGTGGTCTGAGCTTTGAAACCACAGATGATAGCTTAAGAGAACATTTTGAGAAATGGGGCACACTTACAGACTGTGTG gtAATGAGAGACCCCCAAACAAAACGTTCCAGGGGCTTTGGTTTTGTGACCTACTCTTGTGTTGAAGAGGTGGATGCTGCAATGTGTGCTCGGCCACACAAGGTTGATGGGCGTGTGGTGGAACCAAAGAGAGCTGTTTCCAGAGAG gATTCTGTAAAGCCTGGCGCCCATTTAACAGTGAAGAaaatttttgttggtggtattaaagaagatacagaagAATATAACCTGAGAGACTACTTTGAAAAGTATGGCAAGATTGAAACCATAGAAGTTATGGAAGACAGGCAGAGTGGAAAAAAGAGAGGATTTGCTTTTGTAACTTTTGATGATCATGACACCGTTGATAAAATTGTTG TTCAGAAATACCACACTATTAATGGGCATAATTGTGAAGTGAAAAAGGCCCTTTCTAAACAAGAGATGCAGTCTGCTGGATCACAGAGAG GTCGTGGAGGTGGATCTGGCAACTTTATGGGTCGTGGTGGAAACTTTGGAGGTGGTGGAGGTAATTTTGGTCGTGGTGGAAACTTTGGTGGAAGAG GAGGCtatggtggtggaggtggtggcagcAGAGGTAGTtatggaggtggtgatggtggataTAATGGATTTGGAGGTGATG GTGGCAACTATGGTGGTGGTCCTGGTTACAGTAGTAGAGGAGGCTATGGTGGTGGTGGACCAGGATATGGAAACCAAGGTGGTGGatatggtggtggtggaggaggataTGATGGTTACAATGAAGGAGGAAATTTTGGTGGAG GTAActatggtggtggtgggaacTATAATGACTTTGGAAATTATAGTGGACAACAGCAATCAAATTATGGACCCATGAAAGGGGGCAGTTTTGGTGGAAGAAGCTCAGGCAGTCCCTATGGTG GTGGCTATGGATCTGGTGGTGGAAGTGGTGGATATGGTAGcagaaggttttaa